One window of Penaeus chinensis breed Huanghai No. 1 chromosome 3, ASM1920278v2, whole genome shotgun sequence genomic DNA carries:
- the LOC125042947 gene encoding uncharacterized protein LOC125042947, translating into MNITEKLSPNLAQTRRENVFTWKPNNTVKPFKNKAIDARFPHQAPTLCPAPMFLRNHAHFHATSHAYLTKLIILVIITCLIKSANSSIIPNIVEYGKCVSLELPQDFSITRFSGVWYQVEEIPNTYVDVKQCIRTVYQWDGSVLQVLTEGLDEYGEQAEQETTISMVIPGNYSEDKPYLQIQSDKVPPVPYHIIDVDYDAFACAYSCFDFLSLKAEIYSILSRSPEASNATLSTCRDSFEALGLSLEKMVSVEQGEQCWYSEAGTNTSSTLSPLFLTEDEAEDAEEGFERGLEDALLSVAEEVAGAVERMEEEVFGTAEEYHKTTTMPTENKQPNKDVTMRRQKKKHRKKGGTRGKSDPVSSAVSSTPSFVISDGSRDSKSSSSTFPEGEPPSESGRHTGGAATSTTTPGFIAALQLVALCVRVVLR; encoded by the exons ATGAATATCACAGAAAAACTAAGTCCTAACCTCGCCCAAACGAGACGCGAGAATGTGTTTACGTGGAAGCCAAACAACACAGTGAAACCTTTTAAGAACAAAGCAATTGATGCACGATTTCCTCACCAAGCTCCTACTCTGTGCCCCGCCCCCATGTTCCTTAGAAACCACGCCCATTTCCATGCTACAAGCCACGCCTATTTAACGAAACTGATTATCCTTGTTATAATAACGTGTTTGATCAAGTCTGCTAATAGTTCGATCATACCAAACATCGTGGAATATGGAAAATGTGTTTCACTCGAACTACCACAGGACTTCAGTATAACAAGG TTCAGTGGAGTGTGGTACCAGGTAGAAGAGATTCCCAATACATACGTCGATGTGAAGCAGTGTATACGCACGGTCTACCAGTGGGATG GATCGGTTCTACAAGTGCTAACAGAAGGGCTGGACGAGTATGGTGAGCAAGCTGAGCAGGAAACAACCATCAGTATGGTGATTCCTGGTAACTACAGCGAGGACAAGCCATACCTACAGATCCAGTCAGATAAAG TTCCTCCAGTTCCTTACCACATCATCGACGTAGACTACGACGCCTTCGCTTGCGCCTACTCCTGCTTCGACTTCTTGAGTCTCAAAGCAGAAATTTACTCCATTTTGTCTCGAAGTCCCGAAGCTTCGAACGCAACGCTGTCCACGTGTCGGGATTCGTTCGAAGCGCTCGGACTGAGTCTCGAGAAGATGGTGTCCGTAGAGCAAGGAGAGCAGTGTTGGTATAGCGAGGCAGGCACGAATACATCGTCGAcgttatctccccttttcttaacCGAAGACGAAGCCGAAGATGCCGAAGAAGGATTCGAAAGAGGCTTGGAAGACGCCCTACTTTCCGTGGCGGAGGAGGTGGCTGGAGCGgttgagaggatggaagaggaggtgtTCGGGACGGCGGAAGAATATCACAAGACGACCACCATGCCAACAGAGAATAAACAACCAAATAAAGATGTGACTATGAGACGACAAAAGAAGAAACACAGGAAAAAGGGCGGTACTAGAGGAAAAAGTGACCCCGTGTCGTCCGCTGTCTCGTCTACGCCATCTTTTGTTATCTCAG atGGCTCTCGCGACTCCAAAAGCTCCAGCTCGACCTTTCCTGAAGGGGAGCCGCCCTCCGAGAGCGGAAGGCATACAGGTGGCGCTGCGACCTCGACTACAACACCCGGATTTATCGCCGCGCTCCAGCTGGTTGCCTTATGCGTTCGAGTCGTGTTAAGATAG